A genome region from Arachis duranensis cultivar V14167 chromosome 8, aradu.V14167.gnm2.J7QH, whole genome shotgun sequence includes the following:
- the LOC107463643 gene encoding probable WRKY transcription factor 46 gives MEQVSIVGELMQGKELAKKLFDHLNSPSPSLSSSSSHESNEALIEKILSTYEKVLTMLSNTNFMKDSSHCSSSSLANGSTKSEVLDKEDVAKHKQVSKKRKTMSMWTKQVRVCLGTELDGSMEDGYSWRKYGQKDILGAKFPRGYFRCTHRHVQGCLATKQVQKSDEDPNVLEITYKGRHTCIQVSHHSKNPTISKPNMALLLEEQPKNHQPTQKEMKTEQPTHETILTFGTSQELEVKLDDFDFDFDPDTKENIFSSLCFTSPSIVSENDEDNNKMFSYIESFSPEFISPTTNSESNNIFHFNDGLGLCVQTSDSDFSDNVSAPTSSVSNSSIEGLDFHSFDEKVDFDNYYSINS, from the exons ATGGAACAAGTTAGTATTGTTGGTGAGTTAATGCAAGGAAAGGAGTTAGCAAAGAAGCTCTTTGACCATTTGAATTCACCATcaccatcattatcatcatcatcatcacatgAATCTAATGAAGCTTTGATAGAGAAGATACTTTCAACCTATGAGAAAGTACTCACCATGCTCAGTAACACCAACTTCATGAAGGATTCTTCTCAttgttcatcttcttctcttgcAAATGGCAGCACAAAAAGTGAGGTCTTGGACAAAGAGGATGTTGCAAAGCACAAACAAGTGTCCAAGAAAAG AAAGACTATGTCAATGTGGACAAAGCAAGTGAGGGTGTGTTTGGGAACAGAACTTGATGGTTCTATGGAAGATGGCTATAGCTGGAGAAAATATGGACAGAAGGACATTCTTGGAGCCAAGTTTCCAAG AGGATATTTCAGATGTACACATAGACATGTACAAGGTTGTTTGGCCACAAAACAAGTGCAAAAATCAGATGAAGATCCAAATGTGTTGGAAATAACCTACAAAGGAAGACACACTTGCATTCAAGTTAGTCATCACTCAAAAAACCCAACAATTTCAAAACCAAACATGGCCTTATTATTAGAAGAACAACCCAAGAATCATCAACCAACACAAAAAGAGATGAAAACAGAACAACCCACCCATGAAACAATTCTCACATTTGGAACATCACAAGAACTTGAAGTCAAACTTGATGACTTTGACTTTGACTTTGACCCTGACACAAAGGAGAACATTTTCTCTTCACTTTGTTTCACTTCCCCATCAATAGTTTCTGAAAATgatgaagacaacaacaaaaTGTTCTCTTACATTGAAAGCTTTTCTCCTGAATTCATATCACCAACAACAAATTCAGAATCAAACAACATTTTCCACTTTAATGATGGACTAGGCCTATGTGTTCAAACCTCAGATTCTGATTTTAGTGATAATGTTTCAGCACCAACTTCATCAGTCTCTAATTCATCAATAGAAGGCTTGGATTTTCACTCCTTTGATGAAAAGGtggattttgataattattacTCCATAAACTCCTAG
- the LOC107463642 gene encoding uncharacterized protein LOC107463642 isoform X1 produces the protein MSCPREMCRIRVINLVALMMTRIFRCMNEDPICWFMPTHFTRYALSDKYTPAEVIFDFLGAYMSLKSSHVIRVFILICEELHWYSVIVDFTSRRLIILDSLPSVEKHQQRKRNAIKVATYLEAMLDDHIFNDDKSKVIDCSTFWLITPFGLPTQKNRS, from the exons ATGTCTTGTCCCAGAGAGATGTGTCGAATCAGA GTTATAAATCTGGTGGCACTTATGATGACACGTATATTTCGATGTATGAATGAAGATCCAATTTGCTGGTTCATGCCTACACATTTTACA CGATATGCTTTAAGCGACAAATATACACCGGCAGAGGttatctttgattttcttggAGCATATATGTCACTGAAAAGTAGCCACGTCATTAGG GTGTTTATCCTTATCTGTGAGGAACTACATTGGTATTCAGTTATTGTTGACTTTACGAGTCGTCGCCTAATCATATTGGATTCACTGCCTTCTGTCGAAAAACATCAACAACGCAAAAGGAACGCAATTAAAGTG GCAACTTATTTAGAAGCGATGTTAGATGAtcatatttttaatgatgataaGTCTAAAGTTATAGATTGCTCCACCTTTTGGCTTATCACACCTTTTGGCCTACCCACTCAAAAAAATAGATCGTAA
- the LOC107463642 gene encoding uncharacterized protein LOC107463642 isoform X2, protein MGQQKTFTNSSSMLDLTVVVHSSKSTKTSDLTGIMPIQLKKLFHLDITREAITPPNGQSHVRVGAILPKWWTLVAFEPTASMMLTESQVAVAAYIFSDTLDPFEELVISDEKDYRSTFRCLVPERCVESE, encoded by the exons aTGGGACAACAGAAAACTTTCACAAATAGTAGTTCCATGTTGGATCTTACTGTAGTTGTGCATTCTTCGAAAAGTACAAAAACTAGTGATCTTACTGGTATCATGCCAATTCAACTCAAGAAGTTATTCCACTTGGATATTACTCGTGAAGCTATAACTCCACCTAATGGACAATCACATGTTAGAGTAGGAGCTATACTGCCAAAG TGGTGGACACTTGTTGCATTTGAGCCTACTGCTTCGATGATGTTAACCGAATCTCAAGTAGCTGTTGCAGCCTATATTTTTTCGGATACGTTAGATCC TTTTGAAGAGTTGGTAATCTCAGATGAAAAAGATTACAGAAGTACATTTAGATGTCTTGTCCCAGAGAGATGTGTCGAATCAGAGTAA